The sequence ACAAGAGTTTACAAAATTAGAAATTGAAGCTCTCCGTTCTATCTCTCTAGATAATAGTGTCACTGCTTTAGGCGGAGGAACCATCATGCATCAAGAAGCATGTGATATAATTAAAAATAGAGGACTGCTGGTTTACCTATCCCTTCCTATAGCTCAGATTTGTGAAAGGCTCTTAAAACGTGGTCTTCCTGAAAGATTAAAACAAGCTCCAAATATGGAAGAAATCTTACAACAACGTATAGAGCGTATGCAACGCATCTGTGATTATCACTTCCCTCTTGACGAGGTAGATCTTTTAGATGAACGTTCATTATTATCTGCGTGTGAATCTTTGAATACCTTACTAAATCAATGAGAAATCGCTTTGGTTCTTTATTTTCTCTAACGACATGGGGAGAATCTCATGGGTCTTGTATTGGGGTTGTCGTCGACGGGTGCCCTGCAGGGCTACAACTTTCCCCTGAAGATTTTGTTCCTGCTATGTCGCGCAGATGCCCAGGGCGGCCGGGAACATCTCCACGTAAAGAAGCAGATATTGTTCATATTCTTTCTGGGATCTATCAAGGCAAGACAACAGGGACACCCATTGCTCTACAAATTTTTAATACTGATGTAAAAAGCGATCCATATTACGAACAAAACGATCGCTACCGTCCAGGACATGGACAATTTGCTTATGAGAAAAAATATGGCATTGTAGACCCTCTAGGAGGAGGAAGGTCATCCGCAAGAGAAACTGCATGCCGCGTGGCTGCCGGTGTCATCGCAGCAAAATTTCTTGCTCATTATGATATTCATTGTTTAGCTTTCTTATCTAAATTAGGACAGGCATCTATTGAGGAATATCCAAAATATTCTACAGAATTCGCGCAAAGCATTTACAACTCCCCCTTTCTTTCTCCTCTAAACCATGACTCTATCTTTCAAACAATAACCGACCTACAAAATAAACAAGACTCGTTAGGGGGCGTGGTATCTTTTATTACTTCTCCTATTCATGAGAGCCTTGGCGAGCCAGTATTCAGTAAAGTACAAGCCATGTTAGCTTCTGCGCTGATGAGCATTCCAGCAGCTAAAGGATTTGAAATAGGGTTAGGATTCGCTTCTGCTGATAGGTATGGATCGGAATATATTGATCCTATTATTATCGAAGACGGGATAATTTCCATGGCATCGAATAACTGCGGCGGATCATTAGGAGGGATTACTGTAGGAATGCCCCTCAATGGTCGGGTAGTATTTAAACCTACATCTTCTATTAAAAAACCCTGTTGCACAGTAACGAAAACTGGGGAGCCTACGAGCTATACTACGCAAAAAGGCAGTCGTAATGATCCCTGTGTTGCTATAAGAGCTGTAGGTGTTGTAGAAGCTATGGTAAATCTTGTCTTAGCTGATTTATTATTACAACAACGATGTGCGAGATTATGATCAAAAACTTTGTTTCCGATCCTCATAATATCAAGCTTGTGGGGAACTTCTTCAATAAAAAGTTATTTTCTTCTATATCTACAAATTATCCCGTTGTTATCGTTACCGATTTTCAAGTTGCAGAAGCAATTCTTCCTCCTGTTTTAGATTTTATACGTTCTTTAGGCTATAAGGTAGTTCCTTTGTCCTTTCCTTCCGGAGAGATAAATAAAACATGGGAAGTTTTCATTTCTCTGCAAAATCAACTTGTAGATCAAGATGTTCCTCTAGGTTCTACCATTATAGGTATTGGGGGCGGTATAGTTTTGGATATGGCAGGATTTCTCGCCTCTACATATTGCAGGGGTGTTCCACTATTCTTAGTCCCCACAACAATGACGGCAATGATAGATGCTTGTATAGGAGGAAAAAATGGGATTAATCTACGTGGATTCAAAAATCGCTTGGGGACTTTCTATCTCCCGAAAGATGTCTGGGTATGTCCTGAGTTCTTATCAACATTACCTAAGAAAGAGTGGTTCTACGGAATTTCCGAAGCCATAAAACA is a genomic window of Chlamydia psittaci 6BC containing:
- the aroC gene encoding chorismate synthase, which codes for MRNRFGSLFSLTTWGESHGSCIGVVVDGCPAGLQLSPEDFVPAMSRRCPGRPGTSPRKEADIVHILSGIYQGKTTGTPIALQIFNTDVKSDPYYEQNDRYRPGHGQFAYEKKYGIVDPLGGGRSSARETACRVAAGVIAAKFLAHYDIHCLAFLSKLGQASIEEYPKYSTEFAQSIYNSPFLSPLNHDSIFQTITDLQNKQDSLGGVVSFITSPIHESLGEPVFSKVQAMLASALMSIPAAKGFEIGLGFASADRYGSEYIDPIIIEDGIISMASNNCGGSLGGITVGMPLNGRVVFKPTSSIKKPCCTVTKTGEPTSYTTQKGSRNDPCVAIRAVGVVEAMVNLVLADLLLQQRCARL
- a CDS encoding shikimate kinase, whose translation is MNIFLCGLPTVGKTLFGKALAKYFSTSFFDVDDLIVMNYGNKLHSSACEIFQAVGEQEFTKLEIEALRSISLDNSVTALGGGTIMHQEACDIIKNRGLLVYLSLPIAQICERLLKRGLPERLKQAPNMEEILQQRIERMQRICDYHFPLDEVDLLDERSLLSACESLNTLLNQ